One Luteolibacter rhizosphaerae DNA segment encodes these proteins:
- a CDS encoding TSUP family transporter, with protein MEPYIYLLLGLAGFAGGFIDAVAGGGGLITVPALLATGMPPQVALGTNKLQASFGTTMAVWRYARAGLMKTPGLKLAVVISFLASMGGAYAVSILSKDLLKQLIPWLLAAVAVYTALNRKFGVKTGEQRMKPVVFAIIFGVAIGFYDGFFGPGTGSFWTLAVVALLGLELKGATGYTKAVNLASNLGSLVIFLPNGSVHFIAAGAMIIGQLLGARMGAGMVIRKGAGFIRPVFLTVVFAMTVKLLWDAWQ; from the coding sequence ATGGAGCCCTACATCTACCTCCTGCTGGGTTTGGCTGGCTTCGCCGGCGGCTTCATCGACGCGGTGGCGGGTGGCGGCGGGCTGATCACGGTACCCGCGCTGCTAGCCACAGGGATGCCGCCGCAAGTGGCCCTGGGCACGAACAAACTCCAAGCTTCCTTCGGCACGACGATGGCGGTCTGGCGCTATGCACGGGCCGGGCTGATGAAGACTCCGGGGCTGAAACTCGCGGTGGTCATCAGCTTTCTGGCGAGCATGGGCGGGGCCTATGCGGTCAGCATCCTGAGCAAGGACCTGCTCAAGCAACTCATCCCCTGGCTGCTGGCTGCGGTGGCGGTCTATACCGCGCTGAACCGGAAATTCGGCGTGAAGACGGGAGAGCAGCGCATGAAGCCGGTGGTCTTCGCGATCATCTTCGGGGTCGCGATCGGGTTCTACGACGGCTTTTTCGGTCCCGGGACGGGGTCCTTCTGGACACTGGCCGTGGTGGCCCTGCTAGGCTTGGAGCTGAAGGGCGCCACCGGCTATACGAAGGCGGTGAACCTGGCGAGCAACCTAGGCTCGCTGGTGATCTTCCTGCCGAACGGGTCGGTGCATTTCATCGCCGCGGGGGCGATGATCATCGGGCAACTCCTGGGCGCGCGGATGGGGGCGGGCATGGTGATCCGCAAGGGAGCGGGATTTATCCGGCCGGTGTTTTTGACCGTGGTCTTCGCGATGACGGTGAAGCTGCTGTGGGATGCCTGGCAGTGA
- a CDS encoding rhomboid family intramembrane serine protease codes for MRGVRYDATRGLFEAQGPLLGLIAVIFGIYVFQALEGREWYVPFMCMPTEVTGAWQHLVAGSFGAEDAKAFGTMISYAFLHGSPDHVIYNMLFLWIFAALVADLIGQRWMFGIFFVTAFTAAAFHVALAPDKPIPMLGASGALMGFEGFYLSMAMRWHLPDPHIWPISRPISPARLAAVGVAGVLIDVYSVMGQVESATAYGAHIGGFAGGLILGALAPLRPRGASLRR; via the coding sequence ATGAGAGGAGTGCGTTATGATGCCACGCGGGGATTGTTCGAGGCGCAGGGGCCGCTGCTGGGGTTGATCGCGGTGATTTTCGGGATCTACGTGTTCCAAGCTCTGGAAGGGAGGGAGTGGTATGTGCCTTTCATGTGCATGCCGACCGAGGTGACGGGGGCATGGCAGCACTTGGTAGCCGGGAGCTTCGGGGCGGAGGATGCGAAGGCTTTCGGGACGATGATCAGCTACGCGTTCCTGCACGGGAGCCCGGATCATGTGATCTATAACATGCTCTTCCTGTGGATCTTCGCGGCGCTGGTGGCGGACTTGATCGGACAGCGTTGGATGTTCGGGATCTTTTTCGTCACGGCATTCACCGCAGCGGCCTTTCATGTGGCGCTGGCGCCGGACAAGCCGATCCCCATGCTCGGGGCATCCGGGGCGCTGATGGGCTTCGAGGGGTTCTATCTCTCGATGGCGATGCGGTGGCATCTGCCGGATCCGCATATCTGGCCAATCTCGCGACCAATCAGCCCGGCCCGTCTCGCAGCGGTGGGTGTGGCAGGGGTGTTGATCGACGTCTATTCGGTGATGGGTCAGGTGGAATCCGCGACGGCGTATGGGGCCCATATCGGTGGCTTCGCCGGGGGGCTGATCCTAGGGGCTCTGGCGCCATTACGTCCGCGCGGGGCGAGCCTGCGGCGTTGA
- a CDS encoding putative quinol monooxygenase, with the protein MSLPANLVTLHPYFKVHAGKWPDVEEVLKEFVATTRSESLCLFYEFTINGDEVFCREGYVGAEGTLAHLQNVGHVIEKMLQFSDMTRLEFHGSAEEIDKLREPLAHLNPAWFVLHSGIERS; encoded by the coding sequence ATGAGTCTGCCTGCCAATCTTGTTACCCTGCATCCGTATTTCAAGGTCCACGCCGGTAAATGGCCGGATGTTGAGGAGGTCTTGAAGGAATTCGTCGCGACGACTCGCTCCGAGTCGCTGTGTCTCTTCTACGAGTTCACGATCAACGGAGATGAAGTGTTTTGCCGCGAGGGATATGTGGGTGCGGAGGGCACCTTGGCGCACCTGCAGAACGTGGGCCATGTGATCGAGAAGATGTTGCAGTTCAGCGACATGACCCGTCTGGAATTCCATGGTTCGGCGGAGGAGATCGACAAGCTCCGCGAGCCTCTGGCACACCTGAATCCGGCGTGGTTCGTGTTGCACAGCGGGATCGAGCGGAGTTAA
- a CDS encoding DUF1080 domain-containing protein, whose amino-acid sequence MDGSRLRFVLKLAAYFALFVLPLTAAEPPAISVPPCCSGNSRSTAMELDLFADPGKWSFSNESTWKWAGEGTERVLQLIAQTGAKPKYRSPFNLAWCGGKEWKDFTLTAEVRLTKFDAGNNDLCIAFARAEETRFYYAHLGENADEPHHQIHLVDNADRKPITSFRTEGTPWKEGEWHRVKIIRNSGTGDIGVWFDDMDKPVLTAQDKTLEWGQIGLGSFDDLGEFRNVRIRGTSR is encoded by the coding sequence ATGGACGGGTCCAGATTGCGCTTCGTTTTGAAGCTTGCCGCCTACTTCGCGCTTTTCGTGCTGCCGCTGACTGCGGCGGAGCCTCCTGCCATCAGCGTCCCGCCCTGCTGCAGCGGGAATAGCCGATCCACGGCGATGGAGCTCGATCTCTTCGCCGATCCCGGGAAGTGGAGTTTCTCGAACGAGTCCACATGGAAGTGGGCAGGCGAGGGCACGGAGCGCGTACTGCAATTGATCGCCCAGACCGGGGCGAAGCCGAAGTATCGCAGCCCCTTCAACCTGGCTTGGTGCGGGGGCAAGGAGTGGAAGGACTTCACGCTGACAGCCGAGGTGCGGCTGACGAAATTCGATGCGGGGAACAACGATCTCTGCATCGCTTTCGCGCGGGCTGAAGAAACCCGTTTCTACTACGCCCACTTGGGCGAGAATGCGGATGAGCCGCACCACCAGATCCACCTCGTGGACAACGCGGACCGGAAGCCGATCACCAGCTTCCGCACGGAGGGCACGCCATGGAAGGAAGGGGAATGGCACCGGGTGAAGATCATCCGGAACTCCGGCACGGGGGACATCGGCGTGTGGTTCGATGACATGGACAAGCCGGTCCTGACCGCGCAGGACAAGACGCTGGAGTGGGGACAAATCGGGCTTGGGTCCTTCGACGATCTCGGCGAGTTCCGGAATGTGCGGATTCGCGGCACGAGCCGTTAA
- a CDS encoding class I SAM-dependent methyltransferase produces the protein MRGDLHELNRISWNAATVRHNSHKQDQAGFLRSGGSTLFPEEIELLGEIRGKEVLHLLCNSGQDTLSIAKLGAKVTGVDISDEAIDFARKLSSDSGIVGSFERSDVYPWLEAAIAAGRQFDVVFCSYGALCWLSDLAHWMRDVAAVLKPGGRFVCMEFHPVAMIFDEEGVPKYDYQMPEPLHWDTGISDYVGDSGGALAVSGAENVSEPFVNPNPCAEFPYSVSGIIGAVLDAGLELRIFREHLFSNGWKPYRRMAELPGRRWTMPEGMPKIPLMYGLVAVKS, from the coding sequence ATCCGCGGCGACCTTCATGAACTGAACCGCATTTCGTGGAATGCCGCGACGGTCCGCCACAATTCGCACAAGCAGGATCAGGCGGGCTTCCTGCGCTCGGGCGGGAGCACATTGTTCCCGGAGGAGATTGAGCTGCTCGGCGAGATCCGGGGAAAAGAAGTGCTGCACCTGCTCTGCAACTCAGGTCAAGATACGCTCTCGATCGCAAAGCTGGGGGCGAAGGTTACGGGGGTGGATATCAGCGACGAGGCGATCGATTTCGCCCGGAAGCTTTCGAGTGACTCGGGGATAGTCGGCAGTTTCGAGCGTTCGGATGTCTATCCTTGGCTGGAGGCGGCGATTGCGGCCGGTCGCCAGTTCGATGTGGTTTTCTGTTCCTACGGTGCACTGTGCTGGCTCTCCGATCTGGCGCACTGGATGCGGGATGTCGCGGCGGTGCTGAAGCCCGGCGGGCGTTTCGTGTGCATGGAGTTTCATCCCGTGGCGATGATCTTCGATGAGGAAGGCGTGCCGAAGTACGACTACCAGATGCCCGAACCCCTGCACTGGGATACAGGCATCTCGGACTATGTCGGAGACTCCGGGGGCGCGCTGGCCGTGTCGGGTGCTGAGAACGTAAGCGAGCCTTTCGTGAACCCGAATCCCTGCGCCGAGTTTCCTTATTCCGTCTCCGGAATCATCGGTGCGGTGCTTGATGCCGGTCTAGAACTTCGCATCTTCCGCGAGCATCTCTTCTCCAATGGCTGGAAGCCCTACCGCAGGATGGCCGAGCTGCCGGGGCGGCGTTGGACGATGCCCGAAGGCATGCCGAAGATCCCGCTGATGTATGGCTTGGTGGCCGTGAAGTCCTGA
- a CDS encoding SpoIIE family protein phosphatase, whose protein sequence is MSHPEAPGGSNSDEASRMVLALKASNEGIWDWWVGRSEIYYSRRILEFLECSSSSAPNLFLAPHPTIHEDDRERFAFALQNVLNPSGPELFAIDCRIRTGGDRWRWLRIRGSVVRDREGKAQRIAGSMIDISLRKQAEAQIEEERHLLRMLIDHVPLQVYFKDKHSRFVLANRQMAEWMGLKEPSELNGKHDRDFFETEHGEQAAQDEQRIMETLEPVNEKVEKETWRGGDDTWVLTSKFPWVDSNGEVLGTFGVSSDVTELVTAKQEATDLAAELQVRNEAYEEELQLAREIQQALAGSSFPEVSDGKSALSFGARYLPISGMAGDFFEVLRISNDKAGLLICDVMGHGVRSALVVAMLRGLLEKQRRSALDPSAFLSGLNKGLAAILDRAGATMFATAFYAVVDLSAGTLRYACAGHPGAVATGPGGVRQLAATRKEKGPGLGLLEKADYPSGTVSLSEVNRLLLFTDGILEAENDEGEPFLEKRLMETAEECRSESLEQMLDLVLARVLQYSDGHHFDDDVCLLGMELVPMEAARPG, encoded by the coding sequence ATGAGTCACCCCGAGGCACCCGGCGGATCGAACTCCGACGAAGCATCCCGCATGGTTCTGGCGCTGAAGGCGTCGAACGAAGGGATCTGGGACTGGTGGGTAGGCAGAAGCGAGATCTACTACTCGCGCCGCATCCTTGAGTTTCTCGAATGCAGCAGTTCTTCGGCGCCCAATCTCTTCCTCGCACCGCATCCCACGATCCATGAGGACGACCGCGAGAGATTCGCCTTCGCGCTGCAGAATGTGCTGAATCCCTCCGGGCCCGAACTCTTCGCGATCGACTGCCGCATCAGGACGGGTGGGGACCGCTGGCGCTGGCTCCGGATCCGCGGCTCGGTGGTCCGGGACCGGGAGGGCAAGGCGCAACGGATCGCGGGCTCGATGATCGATATCTCCCTGCGCAAGCAGGCCGAGGCGCAGATCGAGGAAGAGCGGCACCTGCTTCGCATGCTGATCGATCACGTGCCGCTGCAGGTCTACTTTAAGGACAAGCATTCCCGCTTCGTGCTCGCGAACCGGCAGATGGCCGAGTGGATGGGGCTTAAGGAACCTTCCGAACTCAACGGCAAGCACGACCGCGATTTCTTCGAGACCGAGCATGGCGAGCAAGCCGCGCAGGACGAGCAGCGCATCATGGAAACGCTCGAGCCGGTGAATGAAAAGGTCGAGAAGGAGACTTGGCGTGGCGGCGATGACACCTGGGTGCTCACCTCGAAGTTTCCCTGGGTGGATAGCAATGGCGAGGTGCTCGGGACCTTCGGTGTCTCCAGCGATGTCACCGAGCTGGTCACCGCCAAACAGGAAGCCACCGATTTGGCCGCGGAGTTGCAGGTACGCAACGAAGCCTACGAGGAGGAGCTCCAGCTCGCGCGCGAGATCCAGCAGGCACTCGCCGGATCAAGTTTCCCGGAGGTGAGCGACGGAAAATCGGCGCTGAGCTTCGGTGCACGCTATCTGCCGATTTCCGGCATGGCGGGCGACTTCTTCGAAGTACTACGGATCTCGAATGACAAGGCGGGCCTCCTGATCTGCGATGTCATGGGTCACGGGGTCCGCTCGGCCCTCGTGGTCGCCATGCTTCGTGGTCTGTTAGAGAAACAGAGGCGCAGCGCGTTGGATCCCTCCGCCTTCCTCTCCGGTCTTAACAAGGGCTTGGCGGCAATCCTCGATCGGGCGGGAGCCACCATGTTCGCCACCGCCTTCTATGCCGTGGTGGACCTCAGCGCGGGCACCCTGCGCTACGCTTGCGCCGGTCATCCCGGAGCAGTCGCCACGGGTCCCGGCGGCGTGCGGCAGTTGGCCGCCACGCGAAAGGAGAAAGGTCCTGGTCTCGGCCTGCTGGAGAAAGCAGACTACCCTTCCGGCACTGTCTCCCTGTCCGAAGTGAACCGCCTGCTGCTCTTCACCGACGGCATCCTGGAAGCCGAGAACGACGAGGGCGAACCCTTCCTCGAAAAGCGCCTGATGGAAACCGCAGAGGAGTGCCGCAGCGAATCCTTGGAGCAAATGCTCGATCTCGTTCTCGCGCGAGTGCTCCAGTATTCGGACGGCCATCATTTCGATGATGATGTGTGCCTCCTGGGCATGGAGCTGGTGCCGATGGAAGCTGCGCGACCGGGCTAA
- a CDS encoding ThuA domain-containing protein: MKLPRPLLAGLAALACLCTAHAERMKVLIIEGASNHDWNHRKDILTAIISRDGSFDVEVSVTPGAASDPAWSTWSPNFANYDVVLSGYSNGALGQPRWPAAVETAFQNYVNGGGGFVAFHEACDSFAGWTAYDEMLGLRWNPVGVGKAPLIGLGDALQLLLPGLGEGTSHGDRVNVEVKRLGNHPIHAGLPSSWMATDLEVWRYPRGPANNLTVLSYAKDPLTQLQFPVEWTTTYGAGRVYASSYGHVWEGQTAPEGMRCAAFQEILVRALKWCAGENPAATIPSDFPSPTQISLRANAEGISGFGGPKAVAPFANGALPTLSIVPTGVEVVKAFPALAWDAPIEAKPWPMQAGQLMVVEMDGRVYKIADSDTTTTKQEVLDIRDRVWHLNWENQDNNTKHGGILSAVFHPQFGKGQGKDHLYVYYTHNANDAPNADPPFYDRLARYTWNGTAFTPASEQLLIHQYDTAKGHEGGGMCFGADGFLYLAFGDEGTESGDSTPHTQKIDDRPRSGVWRMDVDMQGGAISHPIRRQPLGPGSFTQNYYIPSDNPWQDVNGGILEEFYAIGLREPHRMTFDAATGLFWIGDVGANNREEVSVIDEPGLNFEWNYKEGIAEAFRAAPSPLIGTSRGPVFDYSHAVGSCIIGGHVYRGTALPQLAGKYLFGDNGTQLLYALEYDPVTKQTVSVQQFAQGRAGYLFNGISSFGEDTQGEPLLLQLAGANPGTAQISRIKPAGPPGGGTWQYPQLLSQTGLFTNLATLTPAASLIPFDVNMPLWSAGMHKKRWVMIPNDGVANTPLEQISFSENGAWQLPVGSVFVKHFARPDNDAPLETRLLVHGTDGWGGVTYKWRPDGSEADLLEDGGEEVLTVDGQSFEYLYPSRQQCNLCHTGVAGPVLGFRTRQLNRNYSYPGGGTANQIESLSVAGFLPQVITEESLAGVLTSADANSPTVSDEAWARSYLDSNCSHCHQPGGSSRAFFDARLTTPLDSQSIICGPVIDGLGAPAPAVVKPGSFENSVMLLRMNTIDECCSMPPLAKGIVDTTGVSHLADWILGMDADSCTKTQGFYDGGEIGIPGPTPPDAHGPDLWHSNIVVNEDATYTNTTGTTITVSIDRFRFNAGRTGDPLTPFVVKVNGDNNFSVVAIGTPRTQYAIGSNDLPFSDGVSNVTLAPGQTIAIGFMDANPDGSGGSVAGIIDWDFDGDEIWYGGGETDADGGSVSLGQMPDHGTELYTTLFRRYQFAISYIITGYEVGNGPAAAPGAAADGANSNLVINETDTFTNTTAATMTVTVGDFRFHAARTGDPVTPFLVKVNSDNDFTVLAVGSTRTSYVLGANSFPFAPGARVTLAPGEKLAAGFTDSFPDGTGGTGPGVISYTDGGDQIYYSYDVTNVGSILAAGQAPVPKGYQHTNLARSYYFSISLGFGGKEDEDADGLPDSWELAYAPNLGALNGSADSDGDGMSNAEEHAAGTDPTNPASLLMGLGVTRHANSVTASVKTVPGRYYKLEGSVDLQSWTSLGTWKAASWPATSTSMSIPIGGLPGGGGQKLFVRFSPAE; the protein is encoded by the coding sequence ATGAAACTTCCCCGCCCCCTCCTCGCCGGGCTGGCCGCTCTGGCCTGCCTCTGTACCGCTCATGCCGAGCGGATGAAAGTGCTGATCATCGAAGGTGCCAGCAATCACGACTGGAACCACCGGAAGGATATCCTGACGGCGATCATTTCCCGGGACGGGAGTTTCGATGTCGAGGTTTCGGTCACGCCGGGTGCGGCCTCGGATCCGGCTTGGTCGACTTGGTCGCCTAACTTCGCGAACTATGACGTGGTGCTGTCCGGTTATAGCAATGGCGCCCTCGGGCAGCCGCGCTGGCCGGCGGCGGTTGAGACGGCGTTCCAAAACTATGTGAACGGCGGCGGCGGCTTCGTGGCCTTCCACGAGGCCTGCGACTCCTTTGCGGGATGGACCGCCTACGATGAGATGCTGGGACTGCGCTGGAATCCGGTGGGTGTCGGGAAGGCTCCCTTGATCGGCTTGGGCGATGCACTGCAGCTACTGCTCCCGGGCTTGGGTGAGGGCACGAGTCATGGCGACCGGGTAAACGTGGAGGTGAAGCGGCTGGGCAATCACCCGATCCATGCGGGTCTGCCGAGTTCCTGGATGGCGACCGACCTGGAGGTCTGGCGCTACCCGCGCGGCCCGGCGAACAATCTGACGGTACTGTCCTACGCGAAGGATCCGCTTACGCAGCTCCAGTTTCCGGTGGAATGGACGACAACCTACGGAGCCGGTCGGGTGTATGCCTCCAGCTATGGCCACGTGTGGGAGGGGCAGACAGCACCGGAAGGGATGCGCTGCGCGGCCTTCCAAGAGATTCTGGTGCGGGCTCTGAAGTGGTGCGCGGGAGAGAATCCGGCGGCGACCATTCCCTCCGATTTCCCGAGCCCGACCCAGATCTCGCTGCGGGCGAATGCGGAAGGGATCAGCGGCTTCGGCGGGCCGAAGGCCGTGGCACCATTCGCCAACGGAGCGCTGCCGACGCTATCGATCGTACCGACGGGCGTGGAGGTGGTGAAGGCCTTCCCTGCCCTCGCTTGGGATGCGCCGATCGAAGCCAAGCCATGGCCGATGCAGGCAGGCCAACTGATGGTGGTGGAGATGGACGGTCGCGTTTACAAAATCGCGGATAGCGACACGACGACCACCAAGCAGGAGGTGCTGGATATCCGCGACCGGGTGTGGCACCTGAATTGGGAGAATCAGGACAACAACACGAAGCACGGGGGAATCCTGTCCGCGGTGTTCCACCCGCAATTCGGCAAGGGACAGGGAAAGGACCATCTCTACGTCTACTACACCCATAACGCGAACGACGCCCCGAACGCGGATCCGCCATTCTACGACCGGCTGGCGCGCTACACCTGGAACGGCACGGCCTTCACCCCGGCAAGCGAGCAGCTGCTGATCCACCAATACGACACCGCCAAAGGCCACGAGGGCGGCGGGATGTGTTTCGGCGCGGATGGATTCCTGTATCTGGCTTTCGGCGACGAAGGAACAGAGAGCGGCGACTCCACTCCGCACACGCAGAAGATCGACGACCGGCCGCGCTCCGGGGTGTGGCGGATGGACGTGGACATGCAGGGCGGCGCGATCAGCCACCCGATCCGCCGGCAGCCGCTGGGGCCGGGATCCTTCACCCAGAACTACTACATTCCTAGTGACAATCCGTGGCAGGATGTAAACGGAGGGATTCTGGAAGAATTCTACGCGATCGGCCTGCGCGAGCCTCACCGAATGACATTCGACGCGGCGACGGGCTTGTTCTGGATTGGCGACGTGGGCGCGAACAACCGCGAAGAGGTGAGCGTGATCGACGAGCCGGGGCTCAACTTCGAGTGGAACTACAAGGAGGGAATCGCGGAAGCCTTCCGGGCCGCGCCAAGCCCGCTGATCGGGACCTCGCGCGGGCCGGTCTTCGATTACTCGCACGCGGTAGGCTCCTGCATCATCGGCGGGCACGTGTATCGCGGCACGGCGCTGCCGCAACTGGCGGGGAAGTATCTCTTCGGCGACAACGGAACGCAGCTGCTCTACGCGCTGGAGTATGATCCGGTGACGAAGCAGACGGTCTCCGTGCAGCAATTCGCGCAGGGGCGAGCCGGGTATCTCTTCAACGGGATCAGTTCCTTCGGCGAGGATACGCAGGGCGAGCCGCTGTTGCTGCAATTGGCCGGGGCAAATCCGGGCACGGCGCAGATCTCGCGAATCAAGCCGGCGGGACCGCCGGGCGGAGGGACGTGGCAGTATCCGCAGCTGCTATCGCAAACGGGGCTCTTCACGAACCTGGCGACGCTGACACCGGCGGCGAGCCTGATCCCTTTCGACGTGAACATGCCGCTGTGGAGTGCGGGAATGCACAAGAAGCGTTGGGTGATGATCCCGAACGACGGGGTTGCGAACACGCCGCTGGAACAAATCAGCTTCAGCGAGAATGGAGCTTGGCAACTGCCGGTGGGCTCCGTCTTCGTGAAACACTTCGCGCGGCCGGACAACGACGCGCCGTTGGAAACGCGGCTGCTGGTGCACGGGACGGACGGCTGGGGAGGCGTGACCTACAAGTGGCGGCCCGACGGGAGCGAGGCGGATTTGTTAGAAGACGGCGGAGAGGAGGTGCTGACGGTGGACGGGCAATCCTTCGAATATCTCTACCCCAGCCGGCAGCAATGCAACCTGTGCCATACGGGAGTGGCGGGCCCGGTGCTGGGATTCCGCACGCGACAGCTCAACCGCAACTACAGCTACCCCGGCGGCGGAACGGCGAACCAGATTGAGTCCCTGAGTGTCGCGGGCTTCCTACCGCAAGTGATCACGGAGGAGAGCTTGGCCGGTGTCCTCACTTCAGCGGATGCGAATAGCCCCACGGTTTCCGACGAGGCATGGGCACGATCCTATCTCGATAGCAACTGCTCGCACTGCCACCAACCTGGCGGCAGTTCGCGAGCCTTCTTCGACGCCCGCCTGACGACCCCGCTCGATAGCCAATCGATCATCTGTGGTCCGGTGATCGACGGGCTGGGTGCGCCGGCACCGGCGGTGGTGAAGCCCGGCAGCTTCGAGAACTCGGTAATGCTGCTGCGGATGAACACCATCGACGAGTGTTGCTCGATGCCGCCGCTGGCGAAGGGCATCGTGGACACGACGGGTGTCTCGCATCTCGCGGACTGGATCCTGGGGATGGATGCAGACTCCTGCACGAAGACGCAGGGCTTCTACGACGGCGGCGAGATCGGCATTCCCGGCCCCACCCCGCCCGATGCGCACGGTCCGGATCTGTGGCACTCGAACATCGTGGTGAATGAAGATGCCACCTACACCAACACCACGGGCACCACGATCACGGTGAGCATCGACCGCTTCCGCTTCAACGCGGGACGGACCGGCGATCCGCTGACGCCCTTCGTGGTGAAGGTGAATGGCGACAACAACTTCAGCGTGGTGGCGATCGGGACGCCGCGGACCCAGTATGCGATCGGTTCGAACGACCTGCCATTCTCCGATGGAGTCTCCAACGTTACGCTGGCACCCGGGCAGACGATCGCGATCGGCTTCATGGATGCGAATCCGGATGGCTCCGGCGGAAGCGTGGCCGGCATCATCGACTGGGACTTCGACGGCGACGAGATCTGGTATGGCGGTGGAGAAACGGATGCGGACGGCGGTTCGGTGAGCCTCGGGCAGATGCCGGATCACGGCACCGAGCTCTACACCACGCTATTCCGGAGATACCAGTTCGCGATCAGCTACATCATCACCGGCTATGAGGTGGGCAATGGCCCGGCGGCCGCCCCGGGAGCTGCGGCCGATGGCGCGAACTCGAACCTGGTGATCAACGAAACGGACACCTTCACCAACACGACCGCTGCCACGATGACGGTGACGGTGGGTGACTTCCGCTTCCATGCCGCGCGCACGGGGGACCCTGTGACCCCCTTCCTGGTGAAGGTGAATTCGGACAACGATTTCACCGTGCTGGCGGTGGGCAGCACGCGGACCAGCTATGTACTCGGCGCGAACAGCTTCCCCTTCGCACCCGGGGCGCGGGTGACGCTTGCTCCCGGCGAGAAGCTGGCGGCAGGTTTCACCGATTCCTTCCCGGATGGCACGGGCGGCACGGGACCGGGCGTGATCTCCTACACGGACGGCGGCGACCAGATCTACTACAGCTACGATGTCACCAACGTCGGCAGCATCCTGGCGGCCGGCCAAGCGCCGGTGCCGAAGGGGTATCAGCATACTAATCTGGCACGAAGCTACTACTTCTCGATCTCGCTCGGCTTCGGCGGGAAAGAGGACGAGGATGCGGACGGGCTGCCGGACAGTTGGGAACTAGCCTACGCTCCGAACTTGGGGGCGCTGAATGGCAGCGCCGATAGCGACGGCGACGGGATGAGCAATGCGGAGGAGCATGCGGCGGGAACCGATCCGACCAATCCGGCGAGCCTGCTGATGGGGCTGGGAGTGACGCGCCATGCGAACAGCGTGACGGCGAGCGTGAAGACGGTGCCGGGGCGCTACTACAAGCTCGAGGGATCGGTGGACCTTCAATCGTGGACGAGCTTGGGAACCTGGAAGGCGGCGAGCTGGCCGGCGACAAGCACGAGCATGAGCATTCCGATCGGTGGATTGCCGGGAGGCGGCGGGCAGAAGTTGTTCGTGAGGTTTTCTCCGGCGGAGTAA